A window from Bufo bufo chromosome 1, aBufBuf1.1, whole genome shotgun sequence encodes these proteins:
- the SLC25A18 gene encoding mitochondrial glutamate carrier 2 → MPEKISLPAKLINGGIAGLVGVTCVFPIDLAKTRLQNQQGQVIYRGMFDCLIKTVRSEGFFGMYRGAAVNLTLVTPEKAIKLAANDFFRNILSQEGKELTLIREMLAGCGAGTCQVVVTSPMEMLKIQLQDAGRLATQKIVAGEGAAASIPHPTTPQRPSALLIARDLLRTQGISGVYKGLGATLLRDVPFSIIYFPLFANINKLGQKTSQEKAPFYHSFLAGCIAGAMAAVAVTPLDVLKTRIQTLKKGLGEDTYNGIADCARKIWRNEGPTAFMKGAWCRALVIAPLFGIAQVVYFIGIGEYVLGYFK, encoded by the exons ATGCCTGAAAAGATCAG CTTACCCGCTAAACTTATCAATGGAGGAATAGCCGGATTGGTGGGAGTCACCTGTGTTTTTCCCATAGATCTTGCCAAGACCCGATTACAGAACCAGCAGGGTCAGGTGATCTACAGAGGCAT GTTTGATTGCCTGATAAAGACTGTGCGCTCAGAAGGATTTTTCGGAATGTACAGAG GGGCTGCTGTAAATCTCACCTTGGTCACTCCAGAGAAGGCCATCAAACTGGCAGCCAATGACTTCTTCCGAAATATTTTGTCCCAGGAGGG CAAGGAGCTTACCCTCATTCGGGAGATGTTGGCTGGCTGTGGTGCAGGAACTTGCCAGGTGGTCGTAACGTCACCCATGGAGATGTTGAAAATCCAACTGCAGGATGCAGGACGCCTGG CGACACAGAAAATTGTAGCAGGAGAGGGAGCAGCCGCCTCCATTCCTCACCCGACAACCCCTCAGAGACCGTCCGCCCTACTGATAGCAAGAGACCTGCTCCGTACCCAGGGAATTTCAGGCGTCTATAAGGGTTTGGGGGCCACACTGCTCAG GGATGTTCCATTCTCCATCATCTATTTCCCCCTTTTCGCCAACATTAACAAGCTTGGCCAAAAGACTTCCCAGGAGAAGGCTCCATTTTACCATTCGTTCCTGGCTGGATGCATTGCTGGCGCAATGGCAGCTGTAGCAGTGACCCCTCTGGATG TGCTGAAGACTCGGATCCAGACATTGAAGAAAGGCCTTGGGGAAGACACATATAATGGGATTGCTGACTGCGCCAG GAAGATTTGGCGGAATGAGGGTCCCACAGCTTTCATGAAGGGGGCCTGGTGCCGGGCTCTGGTCATCGCTCCTCTCTTTGGAATAGCCCAAGTTGTATATTTTATCGGTATCGGAGAATATGTCCTTGGTTATTTTAAGTAA